A stretch of DNA from Micromonospora peucetia:
TCGCTGGAGGCTGCCGGCGGGTTCGGCCTGCCCCGCGCCGTCGACGCCTCCTTCGCACACCTGGTCGCCGCGCTGGACGGCGCGTTCCGGTCCTGGCCCCGAGATTCGGACCGATGAAGGCCCTGGGACTGCTGCTGCTCTTCCTGCTGGAAGTCGCCGTGCTCGTCGTCGGTGGCTGGTGGGGCTGGACCCTCGACGTGGTGACGCCCGTCCGGGTGGGCGCCGCCGTCGCCGTACCGCTGCTGCTGGCCGCGCTCTGGGGTGTCCTCGGTTCGCCGAAGGCCCACGTGTCGCTGCCACCAGCGGGCAAGCACGCGTTCCAGGCCACCTGGTTCGTGGCCGGCGGCGGAATGCTCGCCCTACGCGGACTGCCACTGCTCGGGCTCGCCCTGGTCTTGACCTGGGCACTCACCATCACCCTGCTCCACCTGACCCCCCGCCCCGCCTAACCCGCCCCGCCCCGCCCCCACCCCGTGCTGCCCTGCCCCACCCCGTGCTGCCTTGCGCCGCCCGTCCCCGCGATCTTGCACTTTCGGC
This window harbors:
- a CDS encoding YrdB family protein encodes the protein MKALGLLLLFLLEVAVLVVGGWWGWTLDVVTPVRVGAAVAVPLLLAALWGVLGSPKAHVSLPPAGKHAFQATWFVAGGGMLALRGLPLLGLALVLTWALTITLLHLTPRPA